The following proteins are co-located in the Cupriavidus pauculus genome:
- the tssB gene encoding type VI secretion system contractile sheath small subunit, with protein MSESFQNEVPKARVNIKLDLHTGGAQKKVELPLKLLVMGDYSNGQDTRALAEREKVSVNKNNFNAVLSDYNPKARIAVENTLAGDGTELAVDLDIKSMNDFKPEMVASRVPELRALMAARNLLRDLKSNLLDNAMFRRELEKILKDPALSERLRADLQQIGESAPSVQ; from the coding sequence ATGTCGGAAAGCTTTCAGAACGAAGTGCCCAAGGCGCGCGTCAACATCAAGCTGGATCTGCATACGGGCGGCGCGCAGAAGAAGGTGGAGCTGCCGCTCAAGCTTCTGGTCATGGGCGACTACAGCAACGGGCAGGACACGCGGGCGCTGGCTGAACGCGAGAAGGTTTCCGTGAACAAGAACAACTTCAATGCTGTGCTTTCCGACTACAACCCGAAGGCGCGCATCGCCGTCGAGAACACCCTGGCCGGCGATGGCACGGAACTCGCCGTCGACCTCGACATCAAGTCAATGAACGACTTCAAGCCCGAAATGGTGGCCAGCCGCGTGCCAGAACTCCGCGCGCTGATGGCCGCGCGCAATCTGCTGCGCGACCTCAAATCGAATCTTCTTGATAACGCCATGTTCCGCCGGGAGCTGGAAAAGATCCTCAAGGATCCGGCGCTGTCCGAGCGCCTGCGCGCCGATCTGCAACAGATTGGCGAATCCGCCCCGTCCGTCCAGTAA